A genomic window from Brassica oleracea var. oleracea cultivar TO1000 chromosome C8, BOL, whole genome shotgun sequence includes:
- the LOC106312233 gene encoding MORC family CW-type zinc finger protein 3-like isoform X1, with protein MSYNASTQVTHDALVVKPEHRYGSKGQAIPQDSEENRGSIGAQSSTSVVDQVRTPPEDAGVTSSSTICPAPVCRQFWKAGSYIDELSSKSQQPTGKNYLHVHPMFLHSNATSHKWAFGAVAELLDNAVDEIQNGATFVIVDKTTNPKDGTTALLVQDDGGGMDPQAMRHCMGFGFSDKKSDSAIGRYGNGFKTSTMRLGADVIVFSRHFKDQTWTQSIGLLSYTYLTRTGHDRIVVPILDYEYKASTSKFVTLQDREHFISNLSILLEWSPFSTEAELLQQFDNVGSHGTKVIIYNLWLNSDAKLELDFDSDAEDILIEGNIKKTGCKIMNDHIATRFSYSLRVYLSILYLRIPETFKILLRGKVVEHHNVADDLKHQQYILYKPQAAGHEEAEVVTTIGFLKEAPKVNLCGFCVYHKNRLIMPFWQVVSYSDSRGRGVVGALEANFVEPTHNKQDFEKTVLLQKLEKRLKEMTVEYWNCHSVLIGYRDLKKRRPKVPQNLQPGGRTNVNMFQNNSAGDSGKQTINRPPGFPGVFHNANLASLPRVSSEPVVLEKRKEHPDLVANAASKRKVGSDGFSVPGHIRVEQFVQGSATRSQDSETTKLMDENKKLRAKCLDHRVRSQNLELKAMNLSSELEKVKTEYERLMEELQALGTVKEERSRNVNT; from the exons ATGAGCTACAACGCAAGTACACAGGTCACTCATGATGCTCTGGTTGTTAAACCTGAGCACCGTTATGGTTCCAAAGGGCAGGCTATACCTCAAGATTCAGAAGAAAATAGAGGATCAATCGGTGCGCAGAGTAGCACTAGTGTGGTTGATCAGGTCCGGACTCCACCTGAAGATGCTGGTGTTACTTCTTCATCCACCATATGCCCAGCCCCGGTTTGTAGGCAGTTCTGGAAAGCTGGAAGCTACATTGATGAACTGAGTTCAAAATCTCAGCAGCCAA CTGGAAAAAACTATCTTCATGTGCACCCTATGTTCCTTCACTCCAATGCTACTTCACATAAATGGGCTTTTGGCG CTGTTGCAGAACTGCTTGACAATGCTGTTGATGAG ATCCAAAATGGGGCCACCTTTGTCATTGTAGATAAAACTACAAATCCCAAGGATGGTACGACAGCATTGCTAGTTCAAG ATGATGGTGGTGGGATGGATCCTCAGGCAATGAGGCATTGCATGGGTTTTGGATTCTCAGATAAGAAATCGGATTCGGCCATTGGCAGAT ATGGAAATGGTTTCAAGACCAGCACAATGAGACTTGGAGCAGATGTCATTGTTTTCAGCCGCCATTTTAAAGACCA AACATGGACACAAAGTATAGGGCTCCTTTCATATACGTACCTAACACGTACTGGCCATGATAGAATAGTTGTTCCCATT TTGGATTACGAGTACAAGGCATCAACTAGTAAATTTGTGACATTGCAAGACAGAGAGCATTTTATATCCAATCTCTCCATTCTACTAGAATGGTCTCCATTTTCAACAGAGGCGGAACTTCTACAGCAG TTTGACAACGTTGGATCACATGGGACAAAGGTTATTATCTATAATTTGTGGCTCAACAGCGATGCTAAACTGGAATTAGACTTCGACTCGGATGCAGAG GATATTCTCATTGAAGGAAACATAAAGAAAACTGGATGTAAGATTATGAACGATCATATTGCAACCCGGTTTTCCTACTCTCTTCGT GTTTACCTATCTATATTATACTTGCGGATTCCTGAAACTTTCAAGATTCTGTTGCGTGGTAAGGTTGTCGAGCATCATAACGTTGCCGATGATCTCAAGCATCAGCAGTACATCTTGTATAAACCTCAGGCTGCTGGACATGAAGAG GCTGAAGTTGTAACGACAATTGGATTTCTGAAAGAAGCTCCCAAAGTAAACCTTTGTGGGTTCTGCGTTTATCACAAAAACCGCTTAATAATG CCATTTTGGCAGGTCGTAAGCTACTCAGACAGTAGAGGAAGAGGAGTTGTTG GGGCTCTAGAAGCTAATTTTGTTGAGCCAACCCACAACAAGCAGGATTTTGAGAAAACCGTCCTTCTTCAGAAACTTGAAAAGCGTTTAAAGGAAATGACAGTGGAGTATTG GAACTGCCATTCTGTGTTGATTGGGTATCGAGATCTTAAGAAGCGTCGTCCTAAGGTACCTCAAAATCTTCAACCTGGTGGTAGGACAAATGTCAACATGTTCCAGAATAATTCTGCTGGAGATAGTGGCAAGCAAACAATAAATCGTCCTCCAGGCTTCCCAGGAGTTTTTCATAATGCAAATTTGGCATCCCTTCCTAGAGTTTCATCTGAGCCAG TGGTGTTGGAGAAGAGGAAAGAACATCCTGATCTTGTTGCAAATGCAGCATCAAAAAGAAAGGTGGGAAGTGATGGTTTCTCTGTCCCAGGACATATTCGGGTTGAACAG TTTGTTCAGGGATCTGCAACTCGGTCACAAGATAGTGAAACTACCAAGTTGATGGACGAGAACAAGAAGCTCCGAGCAAA ATGTTTGGACCACAGGGTGCGAAGTCAAAACCTTGAACTGAAG GCGATGAATCTAAGTAGTGAGCTGGAGAAGGTTAAAACTGAGTATGAAAGGTTAATGGAAGAGCTACAAGCTTTGGGTACGGTGAAGGAGGAGCGCAGCAGAAATGTAAATACGTAG
- the LOC106312235 gene encoding fez family zinc finger protein 2-like, which produces MNGTSWADQWDNSAKGGRIGGGAVSGGGGGGGAPSTSKTGKYKEKLGQGLDKTKTLASSGLKKLKTGSAIGFRWVKDKYHKTTNKH; this is translated from the coding sequence ATGAACGGAACATCGTGGGCTGACCAGTGGGACAACTCTGCCAAAGGAGGCCGCATAGGTGGCGGTGCCGTTAGCGGAGGTGGAGGTGGAGGTGGAGCTCCGTCTACCTCGAAAACGGGTAAGTACAAGGAGAAACTAGGACAAGGTCTAGACAAGACAAAAACTCTAGCTTCTTCTGGTTTAAAGAAGCTGAAGACAGGCTCTGCCATTGGTTTCCGTTGGGTGAAAGACAAGTATCACAAAACCACAAACAAACATTAA
- the LOC106307286 gene encoding transcription factor MYB1R1-like isoform X1 has protein sequence MAAVSSSSETGGGAAGNEEIMLFGVRVVVDPMRKCVSLNNLSDYEKSSPEEDIPKIGEDKNEPDAITAAGYASANDAVQITPSSGGNRERKRGIAWTESEHKRFLLGLQRVGKGDWKGISRDFVKSRTPTQVASHAQKYFLRRTNLNRRRRRSXLFDITTETVTGMHMEQDHAQDNSWLHETNISAGVPVQTRTQENAPQTFHPYDLSSTIVHPVPVTFQANPAFNLNTDAAPVSLNLSLSFNLNEPSNSRRSAFTMMPSFSDGDSNSNTIRVA, from the exons ATGGCCGCCGTCAGTAGCTCATCGGAAACCGGAGGCGGTGCCGCCGGGAATGAAGAGATCATGTTGTTCGGAGTCAGAGTCGTCGTTGATCCGATGAGAAAGTGTGTGAGTTTAAACAATCTGTCTGACTACGAGAAGTCTTCACCGGAGGAAGACATCCCTAAGATCGGAGAAGACAAGAACGAACCGGACGCGATAACCGCCGCAGGTTACGCCTCCGCCAATGATGCCGTCCAGATTACACCCTCCTCCGGCGGGAATCGCGAGAGGAAACGAG GAATAGCATGGACGGAGAGTGAGCACAAGAGGTTCTTGCTTGGTCTGCAGAGAGTAGGGAAAGGAGATTGGAAAGGGATATCGAGAGACTTTGTCAAGAGCAGGACGCCTACTCAAGTAGCTAGCCACGCTCAGAAGTACTTCCTCCGGAGAACCAACCTCAACCGTCGCCGGCGAAGATCTAG NCTTTTCGATATCACAACCGAGACG GTCACGGGAATGCACATGGAGCAAGATCATGCTCAGGACAACTCATGGCTACATGAAACTAACATCAGCGCTGGAGTTCCAGTGCAGACAAGAACTCAGGAGAATGCACCACAGACATTTCATCCCTACGATTTATCCTCAACTATTGTCCATCCGGTTCCAGTAACCTTCCAAGCAAATCCTGCTTTCAATCTAAACACAGATGCTGCTCCGGTTTCTCTCAACCTTTCTCTGTCCTTTAACCTCAACGAACCATCCAACTCAAGACGTTCGGCGTTCACGATGATGCCAAGCTTCAGCGATGGAGATAGCAATAGCAACACCATTAGAGTTGCTTAG
- the LOC106307286 gene encoding transcription factor MYB1R1-like isoform X2 yields MAAVSSSSETGGGAAGNEEIMLFGVRVVVDPMRKCVSLNNLSDYEKSSPEEDIPKIGEDKNEPDAITAAGYASANDAVQITPSSGGNRERKRGIAWTESEHKRFLLGLQRVGKGDWKGISRDFVKSRTPTQVASHAQKYFLRRTNLNRRRRRSXLFDITTETVTGMHMEQDHAQDNSWLHETNISAGVPVQTRTQENAPQTFHPYDLSSTIVHPVPVTFQANPAFNLNTDAAPAMMPSFSDGDSNSNTIRVA; encoded by the exons ATGGCCGCCGTCAGTAGCTCATCGGAAACCGGAGGCGGTGCCGCCGGGAATGAAGAGATCATGTTGTTCGGAGTCAGAGTCGTCGTTGATCCGATGAGAAAGTGTGTGAGTTTAAACAATCTGTCTGACTACGAGAAGTCTTCACCGGAGGAAGACATCCCTAAGATCGGAGAAGACAAGAACGAACCGGACGCGATAACCGCCGCAGGTTACGCCTCCGCCAATGATGCCGTCCAGATTACACCCTCCTCCGGCGGGAATCGCGAGAGGAAACGAG GAATAGCATGGACGGAGAGTGAGCACAAGAGGTTCTTGCTTGGTCTGCAGAGAGTAGGGAAAGGAGATTGGAAAGGGATATCGAGAGACTTTGTCAAGAGCAGGACGCCTACTCAAGTAGCTAGCCACGCTCAGAAGTACTTCCTCCGGAGAACCAACCTCAACCGTCGCCGGCGAAGATCTAG NCTTTTCGATATCACAACCGAGACG GTCACGGGAATGCACATGGAGCAAGATCATGCTCAGGACAACTCATGGCTACATGAAACTAACATCAGCGCTGGAGTTCCAGTGCAGACAAGAACTCAGGAGAATGCACCACAGACATTTCATCCCTACGATTTATCCTCAACTATTGTCCATCCGGTTCCAGTAACCTTCCAAGCAAATCCTGCTTTCAATCTAAACACAGATGCTGCTCCGG CGATGATGCCAAGCTTCAGCGATGGAGATAGCAATAGCAACACCATTAGAGTTGCTTAG
- the LOC106307272 gene encoding inter alpha-trypsin inhibitor, heavy chain 4-like, translating to MAEDFARAVDDGLKLAKRIYFGHDRAVAAPRLTAPMERSSTSQAHLPSAPMVYAVIPDPGIVDNPDLPSYQPHVHGRCDPPALIPLQMNSIELHVDCYLDTALVTVTGSWRVHCVMGSKKCDCRIAIPIGDKGSILGVEVEIPRKSYATQLITAQDGNELEKTAQPQSGGFLKPNIFTLTVPQVDGGTNLSIKMSWSQKLTYNDGQFFLDIPFNFPEYVTPAVKKISKREKIHLSVNAGTGTEVLCKGCSHPLKEKMRNAGKLRFAYEADVLKWSSTDFSFSYTVSSSSIVGGLFLQPASVQDVDQRDIFSFYLFPGKQQSTKAFKREVVFVVDISKSMAGKPLEDVKNAISTALSKLNPRDSFNIITFSDDTSLFSTSMESVTPDAVERGVEWMNKSFVVADGTNMLPPLEKAVEMLSNTRGSVPMIFFLTDGSVEDERHICTVMKKRLANAGSVWPRIHTFGLGVFCNHYFLQMLANLSRGQHESVYNTDHIEERLDKLFTRALSTVLLNITIEPLQNLDEVEVYPSNIPDLTSSSPLMVYGRYRGKFPESVKANGLLGDLSSFSVDLTVQSAKDMPLDKVFAKNVIDLLTAEAWFSEDNQLKEKITRLSIQTGVPSEYTRMIQLENTEEASKPINTGGKKKTETNGEKQKVVSRTIPLQNFGIGFGDTTATKENVPPGFGEARAPDAAEKFVKAASSCCVSLCNKCCCMCCVQCCTKLNDQCVIVFTQLFTAIACIACFECCSHVCCGGDD from the exons ATGGCGGAGGATTTCGCAAGAGCGGTGGACGACGGGCTTAAACTAGCCAAACGGATATACTTCGGACACGACAGAGCAGTCGCGGCGCCGAGGCTAACGGCGCCGATGGAGAGATCGTCCACGTCGCAGGCTCACCTTCCTTCTGCACCGATGGTTTACGCCGTTATACCAGACCCGGGAATCGTGGATAACCCGGACCTACCTAGCTACCAGCCTCACGTGCACGGCAGGTGCGACCCACCTGCTCTGATCCCTCTCCAGATGAACTCGATCGAGCTCCACGTGGACTGCTATCTCGACACGGCTCTCGTCACCGTCACCGGATCGTGGCGTGTTCACTGCGTCATGGGAAGCAAAAAATGTGATTGCAGAATCGCTATTCCTATAGGAGACAAG GGTTCAATTCTAGGTGTTGAGGTTGAGATTCCTAGAAAATCTTACGCAACACAACTGATCACAGCCCAAGATGGTAACGAGCTGGAGAAAACGGCACAACCTCAAAGTGGTGGCTTCTTGAAACCAAACATATTCACTCTTACAGTACCACAG GTTGATGGAGGCACCAACCTCTCTATCAAGATGTCTTGGTCCCAGAAGCTAACGTACAACGATGGCCAGTTTTTTCTAGACATTCCATTCAACTTCCCTGAGTATGTGACTCCTGCGGTTAAGAAAATCTCCAAGAGAGAAAAGATTCACTTGAGTGTTAACGCCGGTACTGGAACAGAAGTGCTATGCAAAGGATGCAGTCATCCACTTAAG GAAAAAATGAGGAACGCAGGGAAGTTAAGGTTTGCATATGAAGCAGATGTTTTGAAGTGGTCAAGCACAGATTTTAGCTTTTCTTACACG GTCTCTTCAAGTAGTATAGTTGGTGGACTTTTCCTTCAACCTGCGTCTGTTCAAGATGTTGATCAGAGAGATATCTTCTCTTTCTATCTTTTCCCAGGAAAGCAGCAAAGTACTAAG GCATTCAAGCGGGAGGTAGTCTTTGTTGTTGATATAAGTAAAAGCATGGCTGGAAAACCTCTGGAGGATGTAAAGAACGCGATATCAACAGCTCTATCTAAGCTCAATCCTAGAGATTCCTTCAATATCATCACTTTCAGTGATGATACTTCTCTGTTTTCGACGTCGATGGAGTCGGTTACTCCAGATGCTGTTGAAAGAGGCGTTGAGTGGATGAACAAGAGCTTTGTTGTCGCTGATGGTACCAATATGCTCCCTCCACTAGAGAAG GCTGTGGAAATGCTTTCGAATACTCGCGGCTCCGTTCCTATGATCTTCTTCCTAACAGATGGGTCTGTTGAAGATGAGAGACACATTTGTACTGTGATGAAGAAACGTCTTGCTAATGCTGGTTCAGTGTGGCCACGGATACACACTTTTGGGTTAG GTGTGTTCTGTAATCACTACTTCCTTCAAATGCTTGCTAATCTATCCAGGGGACAGCATGAATCAGTTTATAATACAG ATCACATTGAGGAACGGTTAGACAAGTTGTTTACAAGGGCTTTGTCCACTGTTCTTTTGAATATAACAATTGAGCCTCTGCAGAATCTTGATGAAGTTGAG GTGTACCCTTCAAACATTCCGGATCTGACTTCCTCAAGCCCATTGATGGTGTATGGGAGATACAGAGGAAAGTTCCCTGAGAGTGTGAAAGCAAATGGTCTGCTCGGAGATTTGAGCAGCTTTTCTGTAGACTTGACTGTACAAAGTGCAAAAGACATGCCTCTTGATAAA GTGTTTGCTAAAAATGTGATTGACTTGCTTACTGCTGAGGCTTGGTTCTCTGAAGACAACCAGCTAAAAGAAAAG ATTACTAGACTAAGCATCCAAACTGGTGTACCATCTGAGTATACTCGAATGATCCAGTTGGAGAACACAGAAGAAGCATCCAAACCCATCAACACTGGTGGAAAGAAAAAG ACTGAAACCAACGGAGAGAAACAGAAGGTGGTATCAAGAACAATCCCACTACAAAACTTTGGGATAGGCTTTGGTGATACAACAGCTACCAAAGAGAATGTTCCACCAGGATTTGGAGAAGCGAGAGCGCCTGATGCTGCTGAGAAGTTCGTCAAGGCTGCCTCCAGCTGCTGTGTTTCCTTGTGCAACAAATGCTGCTGCATGTGCTGTGTCCAATGCTGCACTAAGCTCAATGATCAATGTGTCATTGTCTTTACGCAGCTCTTCACAGCGATTGCTTGCATTGCCTGCTTTGAATGTTGCTCACATGTCTGCTGTGGTGGAGACGACTAG
- the LOC106310401 gene encoding sm-like protein LSM1A yields the protein MSWAAPDDIFFSTSLAAYLDKKLLVLLRDGRKLMGLLRSFDQFANAVIEEAYERVIVGDLYCDIPLGLYIIRGENVVLIGELDIEKEELPAQMVQVSEAEIKRAQKAEKEEMLLKGLMRKRMEFLDLD from the exons ATGTCTTGGGCTGCTCCTGATGATATCTTCTTCTCCACTTCTCTCGCCGCCTACTTAGACA AGAAGCTTCTTGTCTTGCTTCGTGATGGTCGGAAACTGATGGGTCTACTTCGGTCATTTGATCAATTTG CAAATGCTGTAATAGAAGAAGCTTATGAAAGAGTCATCGTGGGTGATCTCTACTGTGATATTCCCTTGGGTCTTTACATAATCCGTGGAGAAAATGTTGTCTTGATTGGTGAACTG GACATTGAAAAGGAAGAGCTTCCTGCTCAAATGGTTCAAGTCTCAGAGGCAGAGATCAAAAGG GCTCAGAAAGCAGAGAAAGAAGAAATGCTATTGAAGGGTTTGATGCGGAAAAGAATGGAGTTCCTTGATCTCGATTAG
- the LOC106312234 gene encoding 5' exonuclease Apollo, whose amino-acid sequence MSIEMPRGLPFSVDTFGPNTTTKRMKRHHFLTHAHKDHTVGISPSNVAFPIYSTSLTISLLLQRHPQLDESLFVRIEIGETVIVDDPDGGFKVTAFDANHCPGAVMFLFEGRFGNILHTGDCRLTRDCIHNLPEKYVGREGKAPKYCLDYIFLDCTFGKSSQRFPTKHSAIRQIINCIWNHYDAPVVYLACDMLGQEEILLEVSRTFGSKIYVDKATNLECFRSLMVIAPEIVSEDPSSRFHIFSGFPRLYERASVKLAEARSKRESEPLIIRPSAQWYVCDDDEDDYCQSVSQIQKQRKVRFNEAVKDEFGVWHVCYSMHSSREELESAMRVLSPRWVVSTVPSCRAMELDYVKKNCFISRFSSDDPFWKLLDIDMEVSSGAVTDTQTVTLSCCLVSDVDFANTKMEPVIEASTIKKQLLSLSPEKNNLPVTLFGRARLSSQVSDQLHERKVVHSACVEKLNLEEVVEYGTKQETVEEASCRSFSSSSPKESCRDLSGELRKLYRSMNAPVPRPLPSLTELMNARKRSRKSFKL is encoded by the exons ATGTCGATAGAGATGCCAAGAGGTCTACCCTTCTCCGTCGACACTTTCGGACCGAACACGACGACCAAGAGGATGAAGAGACACCATTTCTTGACTCATGCTCACAAAGACCACACCGTCGGGATTTCACCCTCTAACGTCGCCTTCCCAATCTACTCCACTTCCCTCACCATCTCTCTCCTCCTTCAACGCCACCCTCAGCTCGATGAGTCTCTCTTCGTGAGGATTGAGATTGGGGAAACAGTGATCGTTGATGATCCGGACGGAGGTTTCAAGGTTACTGCTTTCGATGCCAATCATTGTCCTG GAGCTGTCATGTTCTTGTTTGAAGGGCGTTTCGGTAACATACTTCACACCGGTGATTGTAGGCTTACACGTGACTGTATACATAACCTCCCTGAGAAGTATGTAGGAAGAGAAGGTAAGGCGCCAAAGTACTGTCTTGATTACATCTTCTTGGATTGCACATTTGGGAAATCCTCTCAGAGGTTTCCGACCAAACACTCAGCAATCAGACAG ATCATCAATTGTATATGGAACCACTATGATGCACCGGTTGTGTATCTTGCTTGTGACATGTTGGGCCAAGAGGAGATTCTATTAGAGGTTTCAAGAACCTTTGGATCCAAGATTTACGTCGACAAAGCTACAAACTTGGAGTGTTTCAGATCGTTAATGGTTATAGCTCCTGAGATCGTCTCTGAAGATCCTTCTTCCAGGTTTCACATATTCAGTGGGTTCCCTAGACTCTACGAAAGAGCAAGCGTTAAACTCGCTGAGGCGAGATCGAAACGCGAGAGCGAACCTCTTATCATCCGCCCTTCAGCTCAGTGGTATGTCTGCGATGATGATGAAGATGATTATTGCCAGAGTGTGAGCCAAATTCAAAAGCAGAGGAAAGTTCGGTTTAATGAAGCTGTCAAGGACGAGTTTGGTGTTTGGCATGTGTGTTACTCGATGCATTCATCACGAGAAGAGTTGGAATCAGCGATGAGAGTTTTGTCTCCGAGATGGGTTGTGTCAACGGTTCCTTCTTGTAGAGCAATGGAGCTGGACTATGTTAAGAAGAACTGTTTCATCAGTCGGTTTTCTTCTGATGATCCTTTCTGGAAGCTTCTAGACATCGACATGGAAGTTTCTTCAGGTGCTGTAACTGATACTCAGACAGTAACTCTTAGTTGCTGTCTCGTGAGTGATGTGGATTTTGCAAATACCAAGATGGAACCAGTGATTGAAGCCTCTACTATAAAGAAGCAGCTTCTGAGTTTATCCCCTGAGAAAAATAACCTTCCTGTAACTCTGTTTGGGAGAGCAAGGCTAAGCTCTCAGGTCTCTGATCAACTACACGAGAGGAAAGTTGTACACAGTGCATGTGTGGAGAAGCTGAATCTTGAGGAAGTAGTTGAGTATGGTACCAAACAAGAAACAGTGGAGGAGGCATCTTGTAGAAGCTTTTCTTCTTCGTCTCCAAAGGAGAGTTGCAGAGATCTTAGTGGTGAATTGAGAAAGCTATACAGATCAATGAATGCACCTGTGCCCCGGCCGCTACCATCGTTGACGGAGCTTATGAACGCTAGAAAACGCTCTCGGAAAAGCTTCAAGTTATAA
- the LOC106311295 gene encoding uncharacterized protein LOC106311295 translates to MKIFSWVQRRLSGKKHESASDSSQESSGPALGKDLQSWPQDEETFLAIGTLGNNIISKEEEEEDTDSSKDLTATNTDVSIGKKKSLSFLLKKMFVCTSGFKTPPPLLDLSRDSLPNTRMEKMLRTILNKKIHPQRSNAIAKKYLENHKIIDEARSSVDAKKWVNTDSE, encoded by the exons ATGAAG ATTTTTAGTTGGGTTCAAAGAAGACTTAGTGGAAAGAAGCATGAGTCAGCTTCAGATTCTT CTCAAGAATCATCAGGGCCTGCTTTGGGTAAAGACCTCCAAAGTTGGCCTCAAGATGAAGAAACCTTCTTAGCCATTGGAACACTTGGAAACAATATCATCTCCAAGGAAGAAGAGGAAGAAGACACAGATTCTAGCAAAGATCTCACTGCCACTAATACAGATGTTAGTATTGGAAAGAAGAAATCGCTCTCTTTTCTTCTCAAGAAAATGTTTGTTTGCACAAGTGGCTTCAAAACTCCACCTCCTCTTCTTGATTTGTCTAGAGATTCATTGCCTAATACAAGAATGGAAAAG ATGCTAAGGACAATACTTAACAAGAAGATACATCCACAACGTTCAAATGCTATAGCAAAGAAGTATTTGGAGAATCATAAGATTATAGATGAAGCTCGTTCAAGTGTCGACGCCAAGAAATGGGTCAATACTGATTCTGAAT GA
- the LOC106312233 gene encoding MORC family CW-type zinc finger protein 3-like isoform X2 encodes MSYNASTQVTHDALVVKPEHRYGSKGQAIPQDSEENRGSIGAQSSTSVVDQVRTPPEDAGVTSSSTICPAPVCRQFWKAGSYIDELSSKSQQPTGKNYLHVHPMFLHSNATSHKWAFGAVAELLDNAVDEIQNGATFVIVDKTTNPKDGTTALLVQDDGGGMDPQAMRHCMGFGFSDKKSDSAIGRYGNGFKTSTMRLGADVIVFSRHFKDQTWTQSIGLLSYTYLTRTGHDRIVVPILDYEYKASTSKFVTLQDREHFISNLSILLEWSPFSTEAELLQQFDNVGSHGTKVIIYNLWLNSDAKLELDFDSDAEDILIEGNIKKTGCKIMNDHIATRFSYSLRVYLSILYLRIPETFKILLRGKVVEHHNVADDLKHQQYILYKPQAAGHEEAEVVTTIGFLKEAPKVNLCGFCVYHKNRLIMPFWQVVSYSDSRGRGVVGALEANFVEPTHNKQDFEKTVLLQKLEKRLKEMTVEYWNCHSVLIGYRDLKKRRPKVPQNLQPGGRTNVNMFQNNSAGDSGKQTINRPPGFPGVFHNANLASLPRVSSEPVVLEKRKEHPDLVANAASKRKVGSDGFSVPGHIRVEQGSATRSQDSETTKLMDENKKLRAKCLDHRVRSQNLELKAMNLSSELEKVKTEYERLMEELQALGTVKEERSRNVNT; translated from the exons ATGAGCTACAACGCAAGTACACAGGTCACTCATGATGCTCTGGTTGTTAAACCTGAGCACCGTTATGGTTCCAAAGGGCAGGCTATACCTCAAGATTCAGAAGAAAATAGAGGATCAATCGGTGCGCAGAGTAGCACTAGTGTGGTTGATCAGGTCCGGACTCCACCTGAAGATGCTGGTGTTACTTCTTCATCCACCATATGCCCAGCCCCGGTTTGTAGGCAGTTCTGGAAAGCTGGAAGCTACATTGATGAACTGAGTTCAAAATCTCAGCAGCCAA CTGGAAAAAACTATCTTCATGTGCACCCTATGTTCCTTCACTCCAATGCTACTTCACATAAATGGGCTTTTGGCG CTGTTGCAGAACTGCTTGACAATGCTGTTGATGAG ATCCAAAATGGGGCCACCTTTGTCATTGTAGATAAAACTACAAATCCCAAGGATGGTACGACAGCATTGCTAGTTCAAG ATGATGGTGGTGGGATGGATCCTCAGGCAATGAGGCATTGCATGGGTTTTGGATTCTCAGATAAGAAATCGGATTCGGCCATTGGCAGAT ATGGAAATGGTTTCAAGACCAGCACAATGAGACTTGGAGCAGATGTCATTGTTTTCAGCCGCCATTTTAAAGACCA AACATGGACACAAAGTATAGGGCTCCTTTCATATACGTACCTAACACGTACTGGCCATGATAGAATAGTTGTTCCCATT TTGGATTACGAGTACAAGGCATCAACTAGTAAATTTGTGACATTGCAAGACAGAGAGCATTTTATATCCAATCTCTCCATTCTACTAGAATGGTCTCCATTTTCAACAGAGGCGGAACTTCTACAGCAG TTTGACAACGTTGGATCACATGGGACAAAGGTTATTATCTATAATTTGTGGCTCAACAGCGATGCTAAACTGGAATTAGACTTCGACTCGGATGCAGAG GATATTCTCATTGAAGGAAACATAAAGAAAACTGGATGTAAGATTATGAACGATCATATTGCAACCCGGTTTTCCTACTCTCTTCGT GTTTACCTATCTATATTATACTTGCGGATTCCTGAAACTTTCAAGATTCTGTTGCGTGGTAAGGTTGTCGAGCATCATAACGTTGCCGATGATCTCAAGCATCAGCAGTACATCTTGTATAAACCTCAGGCTGCTGGACATGAAGAG GCTGAAGTTGTAACGACAATTGGATTTCTGAAAGAAGCTCCCAAAGTAAACCTTTGTGGGTTCTGCGTTTATCACAAAAACCGCTTAATAATG CCATTTTGGCAGGTCGTAAGCTACTCAGACAGTAGAGGAAGAGGAGTTGTTG GGGCTCTAGAAGCTAATTTTGTTGAGCCAACCCACAACAAGCAGGATTTTGAGAAAACCGTCCTTCTTCAGAAACTTGAAAAGCGTTTAAAGGAAATGACAGTGGAGTATTG GAACTGCCATTCTGTGTTGATTGGGTATCGAGATCTTAAGAAGCGTCGTCCTAAGGTACCTCAAAATCTTCAACCTGGTGGTAGGACAAATGTCAACATGTTCCAGAATAATTCTGCTGGAGATAGTGGCAAGCAAACAATAAATCGTCCTCCAGGCTTCCCAGGAGTTTTTCATAATGCAAATTTGGCATCCCTTCCTAGAGTTTCATCTGAGCCAG TGGTGTTGGAGAAGAGGAAAGAACATCCTGATCTTGTTGCAAATGCAGCATCAAAAAGAAAGGTGGGAAGTGATGGTTTCTCTGTCCCAGGACATATTCGGGTTGAACAG GGATCTGCAACTCGGTCACAAGATAGTGAAACTACCAAGTTGATGGACGAGAACAAGAAGCTCCGAGCAAA ATGTTTGGACCACAGGGTGCGAAGTCAAAACCTTGAACTGAAG GCGATGAATCTAAGTAGTGAGCTGGAGAAGGTTAAAACTGAGTATGAAAGGTTAATGGAAGAGCTACAAGCTTTGGGTACGGTGAAGGAGGAGCGCAGCAGAAATGTAAATACGTAG